In a single window of the Bacillus clarus genome:
- a CDS encoding CoA-binding protein, whose amino-acid sequence MTIENPTRTEIGEMLKESKTIAVVGLSDKPERTSYMVSKAMQDAGYRIIPVNPTVDEVLGEKAVSSLKDIKEHVDIVNVFRRSEFLMDVAKEFVEIDADIFWAQLGVQDEDTYKFLKEQDYTVIMDRCIKVEHAMTR is encoded by the coding sequence ATGACAATCGAAAACCCAACTCGTACGGAAATTGGTGAAATGCTGAAAGAAAGTAAAACAATCGCGGTTGTTGGATTATCTGACAAGCCAGAACGTACATCATATATGGTTTCAAAAGCAATGCAGGATGCGGGGTATCGTATTATTCCAGTAAATCCAACAGTTGATGAGGTACTTGGAGAAAAGGCTGTTTCTTCACTAAAGGATATTAAAGAACACGTTGATATCGTAAACGTGTTTCGTCGGTCTGAATTTTTAATGGATGTGGCAAAGGAATTTGTAGAGATTGATGCAGATATCTTTTGGGCACAATTAGGAGTACAGGATGAGGATACATATAAGTTTTTAAAAGAACAAGACTATACTGTTATAATGGATCGTTGTATTAAAGTAGAGCATGCGATGACAAGATAG